In Juglans microcarpa x Juglans regia isolate MS1-56 chromosome 8D, Jm3101_v1.0, whole genome shotgun sequence, the following are encoded in one genomic region:
- the LOC121242179 gene encoding probable calcium-binding protein CML27, with amino-acid sequence MSFPIYRPDHPRAIATASKQHIISITHNIPFLVFTTGNQNSNSASNRIISRAAMSQKVAVKDESVKCRDAQLKSMYERCDTDKDGRLSKVELQKVLEELGVEFPRLRAKSVLWHADENEDGYISLNEFGTLVKYALTLSTIPKA; translated from the coding sequence ATGTCATTCCCAATATACAGGCCAGACCATCCCAGAGCAATTGCAACAGCAAGCAAACAACATATAATTTCAATTACCCATAATATtccctttttagtttttaccACGGGAAACCAAAACTCCAACTCCGCCAGCAACAGAATAATTTCTCGTGCTGCTATGTCTCAGAAAGTTGCTGTCAAGGATGAATCTGTGAAATGCAGGGATGCGCAGTTGAAATCTATGTATGAACGCTGTGATACGGACAAAGACGGCAGGCTTAGCAAGGTAGAGCTGCAAAAGGTTTTAGAAGAGCTGGGAGTTGAATTCCCTCGTTTGAGAGCTAAATCAGTACTCTGGCATgctgatgaaaatgaagacggATACATCAGCTTGAACGAGTTCGGCACACTCGTGAAATATGCCTTAACACTCAGCACCATTCCCAAGGCCtaa